A genomic region of Colletotrichum destructivum chromosome 5, complete sequence contains the following coding sequences:
- a CDS encoding Putative small ribosomal subunit protein eS4 translates to MGKGLKKHQKRLSAPSHWLLDKLSGTYAPRPSAGPHKLRDCLPLIVFLRNRLKYALNFRETRSILMQRLIKVDGKVRTDITYPAGFMDVITIEKTGENFRLIYDTKGRFTVHRIQAEEAEYKLGKVKRVQLGRGGIPFLVTHDARTIRYPDPLIKVNDTVKIDLKTGKIQDFIKFDTGSIAMVTGGRNMGRVGVITHRERHDGGFNIVHIKDAIDNTFATRESNVFVIGSEKPWISLPKSKGVKLTIAEERDRRRANALAGN, encoded by the exons ATGGGCAAGGGACT CAAGAAGCACCAGAAGCGCCTTAGCGCGCCTTCGCACTGGCTCCTGGACAAGTTGTCCGGAACCTACGCGCCCCGCCCCTCGGCTGGTCCTCACAAGCTCCGCGACTGCCTGCCGCTGATCGTCTTCCTGCGCAACCGTCTCAAGTACGCGCTCAACTTCCGCGAGACCAGGTCCATCCTGATGCAGCGCCTCATCAAGGTTGACGGCAAGGTCCGCACCGACATCACCTACCCCGCCGGCTTCATGGACGTCATCACCAtcgagaagacgggcgagaaCTTCCGTCTCATCTACGACACCAAGGGCCGCTTCACCGTCCACCGgatccaggccgaggaggccgagtACAAGCTCGGCAAGGTCAAGCGCGTCCAGCTTGGCCGCGGTGGAATCCCATTCTTGGTCACGCACGATGCGAGAAC CATCCGCTACCCTGACCCCCTCATCAAGGTTAACGACACCGTCAAGATCGACCTGAAGACTGGCAAGATCCAGGACTTCATCAAGTTCGACACTGGCTCCATTGCCATGGTCACCGGTGGTCGCAACATGGGTCGTGTTGGTGTCATCACTCACCGTGAGCGTCACGACGGAGGTTTCAACATCGTCCACATCAAGGACGCCATTGATAACACCTTCGCCACCCGCGAGTCCAACGTTTTCGTCATCGGCTCTGAGAAGCCCTGGATCTCCCTGCCCAAGAGCAAGGGTGTCAAGCTTACCATCGCTGAGGAGCgtgaccgccgccgcgccaacGCCCTCGCTGGCAACTAA
- a CDS encoding Putative SANT/Myb domain, Homeobox-like domain superfamily protein: MAYIEPRLIHLLNDANTPQLAHADLPPLRLAFSRPSERPFPLEPDTSHREDQSNGPSLATSHGALPPNAGAVDDGFSVRESRKDDDFALDRVAVNGSTTTHLQLRLLLGEDRDATDSSFSLSKILDEVPDNSKDDTATKKRHRTITAKDDFVQLPQPVKKQKPIQPQVMPAMPPIINGLHEPPPDAALFPPIASNDFNEPESNQLKPIRDFAPAPEEKETERLAETESTSAKNAKANGGKTRKKAMKPRRKWSEAETNHLLLGVNRHGVGKWTDILADPDFNFNDRTAGDLKDRFRTCCPNELRRSNSDPKIASSAVPPTTSTEAKTKAKTGLLSENILIAQEEPILGDQQQMTQADLDAFPKMKKSRAHRKKLEDLAELGIHGPFKKSHRRERRPFTDQDDKQILEGLDKYGPAWTKIQRDPRFSLSGRQPTDLRDRVRNKYPSVYAKIEKGLFQPQDGRGSDTLEPTVSMSIANNFQPNRPPPMEATLNRSNSKEDLPRWPLSVIDNGELAVVPQAFDFGETTTAAFMGSAGEMDISRLLLDDSQVGSSARYAPDQTSDSMSP, translated from the coding sequence ATGGCCTACATCGAGCCACGCCTCATCCACCTGCTGAACGATGCGAACACGCCGCAGCTCGCTCACGCTGATCTCCCGCCTCTTCGCCTGGCCTTCTCCCGCCCCTCCGAGCGACCTTTTCCCCTCGAGCCTGACACGAGCCATCGCGAAGACCAGTCCAACGGGCCGTCCCTCGCCACCAGCCATGGGGCCCTACCACCCAATGCTGGAGCTGTCGATGACGGCTTCTCGGTACGGGAATCGAGAAAGGATGATGATTTCGCGTTGGATAGGGTAGCGGTTAACGGCTCTACCACGACGCACTTACAGCTACGCCTACTCCTTGGCGAAGATCGAGACGCGACAgactcctccttctctctaAGCAAAATTCTAGACGAGGTGCCCGACAACAGCAAGGATGATACGGCCACGAAGAAGAGACACCGCACCATCACTGCCAAGGACGATTTCGTACAACTTCCACAGCCGGTCAAGAAACAAAAACCAATTCAGCCACAGGTCATGCCGGCTATGCCGCCCATCATCAATGGCTTACACGAGCCCCCCCCCGATGCTGCTCTCTTCCCGCCAATTGCCTCCAACGACTTTAACGAACCCGAGAGTAACCAACTGAAGCCGATACGAGACTTCGCTCCTGCGCctgaagagaaagagacagagagactCGCTGAGACCGAGTCGACGTCGGCAAAGAATGCAAAAGCCAATGGTGGCAAAACCAGAAAGAAGGCCATGAAACCGAGGAGGAAGTggtccgaggccgagacgaaTCACTTGCTTCTTGGGGTGAATCgccacggcgtcggcaaATGGACCGACATCCTTGCGGATCCCGACTTCAACTTCAACGATCGCACTGCAGGCGACCTCAAGGATCGATTCCGTACCTGCTGTCCTAATGAGCTGCGCAGGAGCAACAGTGACCCCAAGATTGCGTCTTCCGCGGTGCCGCCAACGACCTCGACCgaggcgaagacgaaggcgaagacTGGGCTCTTGTCCGAAAACATACTTATTGCCCAGGAAGAGCCCATCTTGGGGGACCAACAGCAGATGACGCAAGCCGACTTGGACGCGTTCcccaagatgaagaagagtCGGGCCCATCGGAAGAAGCTGGAAGACTTGGCCGAGCTGGGCATCCACGGACCGTTCAAAAAGTCACACAGGCGTGAACGGCGGCCTTTCACAGACCAAGATGATAAACAGATACTCGAAGGACTAGACAAATACGGGCCCGCCTGGACCAAGATTCAGAGAGACCCACGCTTCAGTCTCTCGGGACGGCAACCAACAGATCTCAGGGACAGGGTACGGAACAAATACCCTAGTGTGTACGCAAAGATTGAAAAAGGCTTGTTTCAACCCCAagatggaagaggaagtGATACACTCGAGCCCACGGTCAGTATGAGCATCGCCAACAATTTCCAGCCGAACAGGCCGCCCCCAATGGAGGCAACGTTGAACCGGAGCAATTCTAAGGAGGATTTGCCCAGATGGCCACTATCTGTCATTGACAATGGGGAATTGGCCGTTGTCCCTCAGGCCTTTGACTTTGGCGAAACGACAACAGCCGCGTTTATGGGCAGCGCGGGTGAGATGGACATCTCTCGTCTGTTGTTGGACGACTCGCAGGTTGGAAGCTCGGCGCGATATGCGCCTGATCAGACATCTGACTCGATGTCGCCCTGA
- a CDS encoding Putative RNA recognition motif domain, RNA-dependent RNA polymerase, eukaryotic-type — protein sequence MEATETEPWRTWPDFTIKIHRLPSAVSLAELYNSFTKHGNISLLEIGEDRHGNRDGFALIRFEPPPQLDFWSSRVHTVKYGQNKSAQVSLSAFKTPHQRYEGLSKSPANPDIWFKSKMSLQADRLDFGSQLQEEEMIVLRSVTDSVRIDFNLRKKNLTIYFDTSTRDRAQKHAVQNQGEIGEEEYDNCVTHHKCIVDFSRLKGVIRANDGSDMALVIPLELPPMFWTKANRRKREMMAVGRSSWGNLDMWERRTIILDDEQQTREFPVTLQYDFDQPDFINIGRWTTFRFIIKKAENTVDNVLEALQAHNVATTSLDRFGAVPSRSALLSTLCQPATSKFGKPSTNHSLLSLAPLSLAPASDDLKFEVFYQLEVCISRGVLSEYAITQEFINQLHRMDKDRAKWMLEYFADQGARVWNPMKMFENEEARFFFPNASMPYYCTTIRKVIVTPSTMHFCSPSVEASNRVLRKYSSHQDRFIRVQFTDELYKGRIYNDAGDEVFDRIYRALKRGIKIGNRIYEFLAFGNSQIRECAVYFFCPTDYVTCDDIRKWMGEFNHIKNVAKYAARIGQCFSTTREIRGITVPRIEQAKDIQRGEYCFSDGVGKISKLLAEMVVNEMGQEAVGIPSAFQFRMGGCKGMLAVWPDAKGLEVHIRPSQEKFKAQFNGLEIIKSAQYSVATLNRQTITILTTLGVKSEPILKLAKQQIQNYEKAMNDQVAATGLLGKYIDENMTSLTIKDLVCWGFIDKEVQEPFVLTILNLWRIWSMKLLKEKARVVIEQSAFLLGCLDETGTLRGHSKATEGKTTRNIHDLPQIFLQIPNSEDGKYYCVTGVCIVGRNPSLHPGDIRVVEAVDVPTLHHLKNVVVFPNIGDRDVPSMLSGGDLDGDDFFVIWNPDLIPREWHHPPMNYIAPRAKVLRRGFVKVSDLRTFFVRYIQNDCLALVAIAHLALADHSRVGAKDLRCLKLAELHSKAVDYVKTADPAKFPPDLHPKAWPHFMNRRCTYRSSSALGQIYDMIQDQSLNPLYGNKFDTRILNRFPLSDDILRKARKVKNQYDTSLRRLMSHRDVQTEFEAWTGFVLSRPRVGSDYKQHEDIGRESSALKQRYREICYKEAGSRHYDDFAPFVAAMYKVTEDQVNAALAKEYEDEEHKRHSMPLTSFPWIFHWIMGRIATGHVKITPTVDPQAQPITKKSFPIRRAEGDTAQQETQLEDGRVVHRGELLEVFGSPTKENDNKVSQPPEGVNTTGGDEIHVEEESAMDAMDRLMSGAMA from the exons ATGGAAGCTACTGAGACCGAGCCATGGAGGACTTGGCCGGATTTCACCATCAAGATCCATCGCCTTCCCTCTGCTGTTAGTCTGGCTGAACTCTACAACTCTTTCACAAAACATGGCAACATTTCACTGCTCGAGATCGGCGAGGACCGCCATGGAAACCGAGACGGATTCGCCTTGATCCGTTTTGAGCCCCCGCCCCAGCTCGATTTCTGGTCTTCCAGAGTCCACACTGTTAAGTATGGCCAAAATAAAAGCGCACAGGTTTCTCTCAGTGCCTTCAAGACGCCCCATCAGAGATACGAGGGTTTGAGTAAGAGCCCAGCCAACCCCGACATCTGGTTCAAGTCCAAGATGTCCTTGCAGGCTGATCGATTGGACTTTGGCTCGCAactccaagaagaagagatgATAGTGCTGAGGTCTGTCACGGACAGTGTACGCATCGACTTCAACCTCCGGAAAAAAAATCTCACCATCTATTTCGATACTTCCACTCGGGATCGAGCACAGAAACATGCGGTCCAAAACCAAGGCGAAATAGGCGAGGAGGAGTACGACAACTGCGTTACCCACCACAAATGCATCGTAGATTTTTCTCGCCTCAAAGGAGTCATTCGAGCCAACGATGGAAGCGACATGGCATTGGTCATACCGCTGGAGCTTCCCCCTATGTTTTGGACCAAGGCCAACAGAAGAAAGCGTGAGATGATGGCCGTAGGAAGGTCTTCGTGGGGTAATCTGGATATGTGGGAGCGTCGAACCATCATACTCGACGATGAACAGCAGACTCGAGAGTTCCCTGTGACTCTGCAATACGACTTCGACCAGCCGGACTTCATCAACATTGGCCGTTGGACAACCTTTCGATTCATTATCAAGAAGGCCGAAAACACCGTCGACAATGTACTGGAGGCACTACAGGCCCACAACGTTGCCACTACATCCCTGGACCGATTTGGAGCTGTGCCTTCTCGCTCTGCGCTGCTCAGCACACTTTGCCAACCTGCAACTTCAAAGTTCGGCAAGCCGTCCACAAATCATTCGTTGTTGTCTCTCGCACCTCTTTCCCTCGCCCCGGCATCCGATGATCTGAAATTCGAGGTCTTCTATCAGCTAGAAGTCTGTATCTCTCGCGGCGTTCTCTCCGAGTATGCCATCACTCAGGAGTTCATCAATCAGCTACATCGCATGGACAAGGACCGAGCAAAGTGGATGCTTGAATACTTTGCAGACCAAGGAGCGAGAGTATGGAACCCGATGAAAATGTTTGAAAATGAAGAGGCCCGTTTCTTCTTTCCAAATGCCAGCATGCCGTACTACTGCACGACTATTCGGAAAGTCATCGTCACACCATCAACAATGCATTTCTGCTCCCCAAGTGTAGAAGCATCGAACAGAGTTCTTCGAAAATACAGCTCTCATCAAGACCGCTTCATCAGGGTCCAATTCACGGATGAGCTGTATAAAGGCAGAATATACAATGACGCCGGTGATGAGGTCTTCGACAGGATCTACCGCGCCTTGAAGCGAGGCATCAAGATTGGCAATCGCATCTACGAATTTTTGGCCTTTGGAAATTCGCAGATTCGGGAGTGCGCGGTTTACTTTTTTTGCCCAACGGACTATGTTACTTGCGACGATATTCGGAAATGGATGGGCGAATTCAACCACATCAAAAACGTCGCAAAATATGCCGCTCGCATTGGCCAGTGCTTCTCAACAACAAGGGAGATACGTGGAATTACTGTTCCTCGCATCGAACAAGCCAAAGACATTCAAAGGGGCGAATACTGTTTCAGCGACGGCGTGGGCAAGATTTCGAAACTCCTAGCAGAGATGGTAGTTAACGAGATGGGCCAGGAAGCAGTCGGCATACCGTCTGCTTTCCAGTTCCGCATGGGTGGCTGCAAAGGCATGCTGGCCGTCTGGCCCGATGCAAAGGGACTCGAAGTGCACATTCGACCTTCCCAAGAAAAGTTCAAGGCGCAGTTCAATGGATTGGAAATCATCAAGTCTGCACAGTACTCGGTTGCGACCCTGAACCGACAGACGATTACTATTCTTACCACTCTCGGCGTTAAGAGCGAACCCATCTTGAAGCTTGCCAAACAGCAGATTCAGAACTACGAGAAGGCCATGAACGACCAGGTTGCGGCTACAGGTCTGCTGGGCAAGTACATCGACGAGAATATGACTTCTTTGACGATCAAGGATCTCGTCTGCTGGGGTTTCATAGACAAGGAGGTGCAAGAGCCGTTTGTTCTTACGATCTTGAACCTCTGGCGCATCTGGTCCATGAAGCTGCTAAAGGAGAAGGCTCGGGTGGTTATCGAACAGAGCGCTTTCCTTCTTGGATGCCTCGATGAAACGGGAACACTGCGAGGTCACTCGAAGGCAACCGAGGGGAAGACCACGCGAAACATTCATGACCTTCCCCAGATATTCCTGCAGATTCCGAACTCCGAAGACGGAAAATACTATTGCGTCACTGGAGTATGCATTGTCGGGCGCAATCCGTCACTTCATCCCGGTGATATCCGAGTTGTGGAAGCGGTCGACGTCCCCACTCTCCATCACCTCAAGAACGTTGTAGTGTTTCCTAACATTGGCGACAGAGATGTGCCCAGCATGCTGTCAGGAGGAGAcctggacggcgacgacttTTTTGTGATCTGGAACCCTGACCTCATTCCTCGAGAATGGCATCATCCGCCAATGAACTACATCGCGCCGAGGGCCAAGGTGCTGAGGCGCGGGTTCGTCAAAGTATCTGATCTAAGAACATTTTTCGTTCGGTACATCCAGAACGACTGCCTGGCTTTGGTTGCAATTGCGCATCTGGCGCTGGCTGACCACTCCAGAGTAGGGGCCAAAGATCTCAGAT GCCTGAAGCTGGCAGAGCTTCATTCTAAGGCGGTCGACTATGTCAAAACAGCGGACCCAGCCAAATTCCCGCCAGACCTACATCCCAAGGCATGGCCTCACTTCATGAACAGGAGATGTACCTACAGGTCATCAAGCGCTCTTGGACAGATATATGACATGATTCAAGACCAGTCTCTCAACCCTCTCTACGGAAATAAATTCGATACGAGAATCTTGAACCGTTTTCCTCTCTCAGACGATATCCTCCGAAAGGCGCGTAAGGTCAAAAACCAATACGACACCTCTTTGCGTCGCCTCATGAGCCATCGCGACGTCCAGACCGAGTTCGAAGCCTGGACCGGCTTTGTGCTCTCCAGACCACGTGTTGGCAGCGACTACAAGCAGCACGAGGATATTGGACGGGAGTCGTCAGCGCTCAAACAACGATACCGCGAGATTTGCTACAAGGAGGCTGGCAGCAGGCACTACGACGACTTTGCCCCGTTCGTGGCTGCCATGTACAAAGTCACCGAGGACCAGGTCAACGCAGCCCTTGCGAAGGAGTacgaagacgaggaacaCAAGAGACATTCGATGCCCCTGACCAGTTTTCCGTGGATATTCCACTGGATCATGGGCCGTATTGCCACCGGACACGTCAAGATCACCCCGACCGTCGACCCTCAGGCTCAGCCCATAACGAAGAAGTCCTTCCCCATTCGCCGCGCTGAGGGAGACACAGCACAACAGGAGACTCAGCTGGAAGACGGAAGAGTGGTTCACCGGGGCGAGCTCTTGGAGGTATTTGGGAGCCCCACGAAGGAGAACGACAACAAGGTTTCACAGCCACCCGAGGGCGTCAATACTACTGGTGGAGATGAGATACATGTTGAGGAGGAGAGTGCTATGGATGCCATGGACCGACTGATGAGCGGCGCCATGGCCTAG
- a CDS encoding Putative FAD-binding oxidoreductase/transferase, type 4, FAD-linked oxidase-like protein: MSVACMSARYSARPFLGQGLRTQLVPSAARAGRSFSATTTRRSGTRTNTDGSVNTAQGGWSGKSVLAVALATGTVGWGLASSVKDNSASSGFLPLGGGLLSADGQSRPINYATMAEMEQALKEIRQELGGEDIISTDPEDLHAHGYSEWSSTNPDGLPVAVAYPRSTEQVSAIARVCFKYNVPIIPYSGGSSLEGNFSAPYGGISVDFAFMDQILSFNKDDMDIVVQPSIGWQDLNEKLAKMESGLFFPIDPGPSAKIGGMVGTNCSGTNAVRYGTMKDWVINLTVVLADGTVVKTRRRPRKSSAGYNLNSLFVGSEGTLGLVTEATLKLAVVPEDFSVAVVTFPSIRDAAAAAAEVMRNGIPVAAMEIMDEVQMKVVNMGGATAPRVWQELPTLFFKFSGTKAGVKENIGLVQKITKGHKGGNFEFAKDTLEQKLLWSARKESLWSMLALRKEGEEVWSTDVAVPFSRLADLIEISKKEMDDMGLFASILGHIGDGNFHESIIYNRTNPEEREKVEKCVHNMVKRAIDMEGTCTGEHSIGWGKKESLLLEVGPDTLDVMRSIKRALDPKWIMNPGKIIDIPEGSRTNLSV, encoded by the exons ATGTCCGTCGCCTGCATGTCGGCCAGGTATTCTGCGAGGCCCTTTTTGGGCCAAGGCTTGAGGACCCAACTCGTGCCGTCTGCCGCCCGTGCTGGTCGGAGCTTCTCGGCAACGACCACTCGACGGAGCGGCACCCGAACCAACACCGACGGTTCAGTCAACACCGCGCAAGGAGGCTGGAGCGGAAAGTcggtgttggcggtggcaTTAGCCACGGGGACTGTCGGATGGGGTCTCGCCAGTTCGGTCAAAGACAATTCCGCCAGTTCGGGCTTTCTTCCactgggcggcgggttgCTCTCCGCGGATGGCCAATCTCGCCCGATAAACTACgccaccatggccgagatggagcaG GCCCTGAAGGAAATTCGACaggagctgggcggcgaggacatcATCTCCACAGATCCGGAAGACTTGCACGCACACGGGTATTCCGAATGGTCGTCGACCAACCCTGACGGTCTGCCAGTTGCCGTCGCATACCCCCGCTCAACGGAGCAGGTATCGGCAATTGCCCGGGTGTGCTTCAAGTACAACGTTCCCATCATCCCTTACTCGGGAGGCTCCAGTCTGGAAGGGAACTTTTCGGCGCCTTACGGGGGAATCAGTGTCGACTTCGCCTTCATGGACCAGATTCTCTCGTTTAATAAGGATGACATGGACATTGTCGTACAGCCTAGCATCGGATGGCAGGATTTGAACGAGAAGCTCGCCAAGATGGAGAGCggtctcttcttccccatTGACCCAG GCCCAAGTGCGAAGATTGGCGGAATGGTCGGTACCAACTGCTCGGGAACCAATGCGGTTAGATACGGCACCATGAAAGACTGGGTAATCAACCTCACTGTTGTGCTGGCAGACGGCACCGTGGTCAAGACgcgacgacgcccgaggaAGTCGTCTGCTGGCTACAATCTCAATAGTCTGTTTGTTGGTTCCGAAGGAACACTGGGACTCGTTACTGAAG CGACACTCAAGCTCGCGGTCGTTCCTGAAGACTTCTCGGTTGCAGTGGTGACGTTCCCGAGCATTAGAGATgccgcggcagcagcagcagaagtGATGCGGAACGGCATCCCCGTGGCGGCCATGGAAATCATGGACGAGGTCCAGATGAAGGTTGTCAACATGGGCGGTGCAACGGCCCCCCGTGTTTGGCAAGAACTTCCGACGCTGTTCTTCAAGTTCTCGGGAACTAAGGCCGGCGTTAAAGAGAATATTGGTCTCGTCCAGAAGATTACCAAGGGCCACAAAGGTGGGAACTTCGAGTTCGCCAAGGACACTCTGGAGCAAAAGTTGCTGTGGTCTGCCCGTAAAGAGTCCCTGTGGTCCATGTTGGCACTGAGaaaggaaggagaagaagttt GGAGTACGGATGTTGCGGTCCCCTTCAGTCGCCTGGCTGATCTGATCGAGATcagcaagaaggagatggacGACATGGGCCTTTTTGCGAGCATCCTGGGCCACATTGGCGACGGAAATTTCCATGAGAGCATCATCTACAACCGGACGAACCCCGAAGAGCGGGAGAAGGTTGAGAAATGCGTTCACAACATGGTGAAGCGGGCAATTGACATGGAGGGAACGTGTACCGGCGAGCATTCGATCGGTTGGGGCAAGAAAGAGTCACTTCTCCTCGAAGTTGGCCCCGACACTCTCGACGTGATGAGGTCGATCAAGCGCGCGCTGGATCCAAAGTGGATCATGAACCCTGGCAAGATCATCGACATTCCCGAAGGCTCGAGAACGAACTTGAGCGTCTAG
- a CDS encoding Putative altered inheritance of mitochondria protein, with protein MASDNESSDSRPARSPPQPTSSLFQSRATKQLGLFFAGAGFFLFSAMITRRSVVRKQLAAFPKFYQPSHYAAGKQGNPEGGMIAFEALNLATLNVFSFAMMMTGGAAWAFDVSSVDDLRDMAQRSIRGSAAQTDEAAEREFEEWAAKVLTKFGKMPAESEEEKKVKSEADSKTGKEGR; from the coding sequence ATGGCTTCCGACAACGAATCGTCCGACTCTCGACCTGCAAGATCGCCGCCTCAGCCAAcatcctctctctttcaGTCCAGGGCTACGAAACAGTTAGGCCTCTTCtttgccggcgccggcttcttcctcttctcggccatgatCACGCGTCGCTCCGTGGTTCGCAAACAGCTCGCCGCCTTTCCCAAGTTCTACCAGCCCAGCCACTACGCGGCAGGCAAGCAAGGAAATCCCGAAGGAGGCATGATTGCCTTTGAGGCGTTGAATCTGGCGACGCTCAACGTATTCAGCTTTGCCATGATGATGACCGGAGGCGCTGCCTGGGCCTTTGATGTGTCTTCCGTTGACGACCTCAGAGATATGGCCCAAAGAAGCATTCGCGGATCAGCTGCCCAGACGGATGAGGCCGCTGAGCGTGAATTCGAAGAATGGGCCGCCAAAGTTCTGACAAAGTTCGGCAAGATGCCCGCTGAGagcgaagaagagaaaaaggtCAAAAGTGAGGCCGACTCCAAGACAGGCAAAGAGGGACGGTGA